A genomic segment from Tuwongella immobilis encodes:
- a CDS encoding ADP-ribosylglycohydrolase family protein gives MSVPDSHASPIPPTASVAVTGAILGTAVGDALGLPYEGISWQRAAKLLGPPDRHRFWFGRGMTSDDTEHTCMVVQAYLQSGGNLDAFERNFARRLRFWLLALPAGIGKATLQAILKLWLGWKPGRNGVFSAGNGPAMRAAVIGAMIPDPIQRQAVVARSSRLTHTDPLAEIAAQAVALAAAMSAAGTVSPNGDSPQLPSGEAFLAELRRMAVDPAAWKFLPTIEHAVQSAAAGESAPTFAESLGCARGVSGYVLHTVPVVIQVWLRFPRDFAQAIPEIIRCGGDADTTAAILGGIIGAGVGVDGIPESWRSGLMEWPRSVQWMQRLGRTSAPPVPEVALAAVLLRNLGFLGIVLLHILRRMLPPYR, from the coding sequence ATGTCTGTCCCGGATTCACACGCATCTCCCATTCCACCCACCGCTTCCGTTGCGGTGACGGGGGCCATTCTCGGCACCGCCGTTGGCGATGCCCTGGGACTCCCCTACGAAGGAATCTCTTGGCAGCGCGCCGCCAAACTGCTCGGACCACCCGACCGCCACCGATTCTGGTTCGGTCGCGGCATGACCTCCGACGATACCGAACACACCTGCATGGTGGTGCAAGCCTATTTGCAATCCGGGGGCAATCTCGATGCCTTCGAACGCAACTTCGCTCGCCGATTACGCTTCTGGCTGCTGGCGCTCCCGGCGGGAATTGGCAAAGCCACGTTGCAGGCCATCCTCAAGTTGTGGCTGGGCTGGAAGCCGGGCCGAAATGGCGTCTTCTCGGCGGGCAATGGCCCCGCGATGCGGGCGGCCGTCATCGGGGCGATGATCCCCGACCCGATCCAGCGGCAGGCGGTGGTAGCCCGCTCCTCCCGGCTGACCCACACCGATCCACTCGCCGAGATCGCCGCGCAAGCTGTCGCACTCGCGGCCGCCATGTCCGCCGCCGGGACCGTTTCCCCCAATGGCGATTCGCCACAACTGCCATCGGGCGAAGCGTTTCTGGCAGAATTGCGACGAATGGCCGTCGATCCCGCCGCTTGGAAATTCCTCCCAACAATCGAACACGCCGTGCAAAGCGCCGCCGCTGGCGAATCCGCGCCGACATTCGCTGAATCGTTGGGCTGCGCTCGCGGCGTCAGCGGCTACGTCCTGCATACGGTCCCCGTCGTCATTCAAGTCTGGCTGCGATTCCCACGCGATTTTGCCCAGGCGATCCCCGAAATCATCCGCTGTGGGGGCGATGCCGATACCACTGCCGCGATTCTGGGCGGCATCATCGGGGCCGGCGTCGGGGTGGACGGAATTCCAGAATCCTGGCGTTCGGGGCTGATGGAATGGCCGCGATCGGTACAATGGATGCAACGCCTGGGCCGCACCAGCGCCCCACCCGTGCCCGAAGTCGCCCTGGCGGCGGTGCTGCTGCGAAATCTGGGATTTTTGGGCATCGTGTTGCTGCATATCCTGCGGCGGATGTTGCCCCCGTATCGCTAA
- the sucD gene encoding succinate--CoA ligase subunit alpha, producing the protein MSILVDKNTKVICQGMGKAGTFHSIQCRDYGTQIVGGVTPGKGGTMKDGFHLFNSVADAVRETGANASMVFVPPPAAAAAIIEAADAGISLIIAITEGIPVLDMAKVKRYLQTKPGVRLVGPNCPGVITPGQCKIGIMPGYIHKPGPIGLISRSGTLTYEAVFQLSSLGLGQSTCVGIGGDPINGTNQIDCLKMFQDDPNTEAILMIGEIGGSAEERAAEYVAQHVTKPVAAFIAGVTAPPGRRMGHAGAIVEGSSGSAKDKIEALKKAGIEVAETPADLGVAVQRAIAKRK; encoded by the coding sequence ATGAGCATTCTGGTCGATAAAAATACCAAAGTGATCTGCCAGGGCATGGGCAAAGCAGGCACTTTCCACAGCATCCAATGCCGCGATTACGGCACGCAAATCGTCGGCGGTGTCACCCCCGGTAAGGGCGGCACCATGAAGGACGGGTTCCACCTGTTCAACAGCGTCGCCGACGCAGTCCGCGAAACCGGCGCGAACGCCAGCATGGTCTTCGTTCCGCCGCCAGCCGCCGCTGCCGCCATCATCGAAGCCGCCGATGCGGGTATTTCGCTGATTATCGCCATTACCGAAGGCATCCCCGTCCTCGACATGGCCAAGGTCAAGCGCTACCTGCAAACCAAGCCCGGCGTGCGCCTGGTCGGCCCTAACTGCCCCGGCGTCATCACCCCCGGACAATGCAAAATCGGCATTATGCCCGGCTACATCCACAAGCCCGGCCCCATTGGTCTGATCAGCCGTTCCGGCACGCTGACCTACGAGGCCGTGTTCCAACTGTCCAGCCTCGGCCTGGGGCAATCGACCTGCGTTGGCATCGGTGGTGACCCCATCAACGGCACCAACCAAATCGACTGCCTGAAGATGTTCCAAGACGATCCCAACACCGAAGCCATTCTGATGATCGGTGAAATCGGCGGGTCGGCGGAAGAACGCGCCGCGGAATACGTTGCCCAACATGTGACCAAGCCCGTCGCCGCCTTCATCGCCGGGGTGACCGCTCCGCCGGGACGCCGCATGGGACACGCCGGTGCCATCGTCGAAGGGAGCAGCGGATCGGCCAAAGACAAGATCGAGGCACTCAAGAAGGCCGGAATCGAAGTCGCCGAAACGCCTGCGGACTTGGGTGTGGCCGTCCAACGCGCCATCGCCAAGCGAAAATAA
- the sucC gene encoding ADP-forming succinate--CoA ligase subunit beta, giving the protein MKIHEYQAKELFAAAGAAVPKGIVVHSVEEALKAFDDMGGKPVVLKAQIHAGGRGKGTFLGAPEGSGGGVKYTTDREKIAPTVERFLKYPLQTIQTGPEGQKVSTILVQQAADIAKEYYLAMVLDRTVGGPVLMASTEGGMDIEEVAHKTPEKILKLVIDVETGLPEAEARKIAEQLGFTGTQIDQAVTTMKALTKVFMEKDCSLAEINPLAVTPTGEILVLDAKVNFDDNALFRHSDVAAMRDITEENPAELRAAKSGLSFIQLDGNIGCLVNGAGLAMGTMDIIKYHGGDPANFLDVGGGANKDQVTEAFRILLGDPNVKAVLVNIFGGIMQCDTIAEAILAAFKEVGFHVPLVVRLQGTNVEKGRKILADSGLNIATAEGLTEAAQKVVAAAKGA; this is encoded by the coding sequence ATGAAGATTCACGAGTATCAGGCGAAAGAACTGTTCGCTGCCGCTGGTGCAGCCGTTCCCAAGGGGATCGTCGTTCACAGCGTGGAAGAAGCGCTGAAGGCGTTCGACGACATGGGCGGCAAGCCCGTGGTGCTCAAGGCGCAAATTCACGCCGGGGGCCGAGGCAAGGGGACGTTCCTGGGGGCACCGGAGGGGAGCGGCGGCGGCGTGAAGTATACCACCGACCGCGAAAAGATCGCCCCGACGGTCGAGCGATTCCTGAAGTATCCGCTGCAAACGATTCAGACCGGCCCCGAAGGCCAAAAAGTCAGCACGATTCTCGTGCAACAAGCCGCCGATATCGCCAAAGAATACTACCTGGCGATGGTGCTGGATCGCACCGTGGGGGGCCCGGTGCTGATGGCCTCCACCGAAGGCGGCATGGATATTGAAGAAGTCGCCCACAAGACGCCGGAAAAGATTCTCAAACTGGTGATCGATGTCGAAACCGGCCTGCCCGAAGCCGAAGCCCGCAAGATTGCCGAACAACTGGGCTTCACCGGCACGCAAATCGATCAAGCGGTCACGACGATGAAGGCTCTGACGAAAGTCTTCATGGAAAAGGACTGCTCGCTGGCCGAAATCAACCCGCTGGCGGTCACGCCGACCGGTGAGATTCTGGTGCTGGATGCCAAGGTGAACTTCGACGACAACGCGCTGTTCCGTCACTCGGACGTTGCCGCCATGCGCGACATCACCGAAGAAAATCCCGCGGAATTGCGAGCGGCCAAGTCCGGCCTGAGCTTCATTCAACTGGATGGCAACATTGGCTGTCTGGTCAACGGTGCCGGTCTGGCCATGGGCACCATGGACATCATCAAGTACCACGGCGGCGATCCGGCCAACTTCCTGGACGTCGGCGGCGGCGCGAACAAAGACCAAGTCACCGAAGCCTTCCGCATTCTGCTGGGCGATCCGAACGTCAAGGCCGTGCTGGTGAACATTTTCGGCGGGATCATGCAGTGCGATACCATCGCCGAAGCGATTCTCGCCGCGTTCAAGGAAGTCGGCTTCCATGTGCCGTTGGTGGTGCGTCTGCAAGGCACCAACGTCGAGAAGGGCCGCAAGATTCTCGCCGATAGCGGCTTGAATATCGCCACCGCCGAAGGATTGACCGAAGCGGCGCAAAAAGTCGTGGCCGCGGCCAAAGGCGCGTGA
- a CDS encoding thiamine pyrophosphate-binding protein, producing the protein MEFRLNRRDWIQSTALLTGAAAVSTTQSASAEIHGLRADGTVTGSLTGAMAVVDTLRSEGVRCVFGIPGAQENELWDTFKQRGLDYLLVTHEFSASCMADGYARASGQPGVLCVVPGPGVTNAMTGLGEALLDSIPLVAIVGDIARGEKYRPFQVHALDQVALLKPVTKAVYLVESVEQIPDAIRTAFAQAKCGEPGPVAVVIPWTLFIEKAGVHSPPRGPQPVPWDEANFQAALAILRDPRRRVGIYAGLGCMDSGPTLACVAELLQAPVATSVSGKGCIPETHRLAVGWGYGAHATRTAEKIFAGEPLHPFRSGVDTLLAIGVKFSEVSTGFYSNPQPKTVIHVDANACNLGQVLQTDVKVHADANVFLQRLLGCGEMIRRPTDERLLNRIATLKADDAAEHARDLRTDSGVEPTALILALRRAIPANGLFYVDVTVSEHTAAEAYTTCLPRTYFNPTDNQAMGWSIPAAIGGAVACPGRVVATLTGDGCFLMSALELSTAAREQIPVKFFVLDDHTYHYMQLLQQPAYGRTTATVLAKMDYCSLARGLGIGYLEIHQPGNLDAQVRHALACPGPILIRVRTQYTTRPVRWLESVRGRFTDELSTRQKARFLARIGARSLHLRDRSD; encoded by the coding sequence ATGGAATTCCGCTTGAATCGACGCGATTGGATCCAATCCACGGCCCTGCTGACCGGCGCGGCCGCTGTCAGCACCACGCAATCGGCCTCCGCAGAAATCCACGGCTTGCGTGCCGATGGCACCGTCACCGGCTCACTCACCGGAGCCATGGCGGTGGTCGATACGTTGCGATCCGAAGGGGTACGCTGCGTGTTCGGCATCCCCGGTGCCCAAGAAAACGAACTCTGGGATACCTTCAAACAGCGTGGGTTGGACTATCTTCTGGTCACCCATGAATTTTCCGCCTCGTGCATGGCCGATGGATATGCTCGCGCTTCGGGGCAGCCCGGCGTGCTGTGCGTGGTGCCCGGCCCCGGAGTCACCAACGCGATGACCGGCCTGGGCGAGGCGCTGCTAGATAGCATTCCGCTGGTGGCGATTGTCGGCGATATTGCCCGTGGCGAGAAATATCGGCCGTTCCAAGTGCATGCGCTGGATCAGGTTGCGCTGCTCAAGCCGGTGACCAAGGCCGTCTATCTGGTCGAAAGTGTGGAGCAGATTCCCGATGCCATCCGCACGGCATTCGCTCAGGCGAAATGCGGTGAGCCGGGGCCGGTGGCGGTGGTGATCCCCTGGACGCTGTTCATCGAGAAAGCCGGGGTGCATTCGCCGCCACGAGGCCCGCAGCCGGTTCCGTGGGATGAGGCGAATTTTCAGGCCGCGCTGGCGATTCTGCGCGATCCGCGCCGTCGGGTGGGAATCTACGCGGGGCTGGGCTGCATGGATAGTGGGCCGACGCTCGCTTGTGTGGCGGAGCTGTTGCAAGCGCCCGTAGCAACGAGTGTTTCCGGCAAGGGGTGCATTCCCGAGACGCATCGGCTTGCCGTCGGCTGGGGTTATGGTGCGCATGCGACGCGCACCGCTGAGAAGATTTTTGCCGGCGAGCCGCTGCATCCGTTTCGGAGCGGGGTGGACACGCTTTTGGCCATCGGTGTGAAATTCTCCGAAGTTTCGACGGGCTTTTATTCCAATCCGCAGCCGAAAACGGTGATCCATGTCGATGCCAATGCCTGCAATTTGGGGCAGGTGTTGCAAACGGATGTCAAGGTGCATGCGGATGCGAATGTCTTCTTGCAACGACTGCTGGGTTGTGGCGAGATGATCCGTCGGCCGACCGATGAACGGCTGCTCAATCGGATTGCCACGCTGAAGGCCGACGATGCCGCCGAGCATGCGCGCGATCTGCGGACCGATTCCGGAGTGGAGCCGACGGCGCTGATTCTGGCGCTGCGGCGGGCGATTCCGGCGAATGGATTATTCTACGTGGATGTCACCGTTTCCGAACATACCGCAGCGGAGGCGTACACCACTTGTCTGCCGCGAACGTACTTCAATCCGACCGATAATCAAGCGATGGGGTGGAGCATTCCTGCGGCGATTGGCGGGGCGGTGGCCTGTCCGGGGCGAGTGGTGGCGACGCTGACCGGGGATGGCTGTTTCCTGATGTCTGCGTTGGAGTTATCGACAGCGGCCCGCGAACAGATCCCAGTGAAATTCTTCGTGCTGGACGATCACACCTATCACTACATGCAGTTGCTGCAACAACCGGCGTATGGTCGCACGACCGCGACGGTGTTGGCGAAAATGGATTATTGCAGCTTGGCTCGCGGGTTGGGCATTGGCTATCTGGAGATCCATCAGCCGGGGAATTTGGATGCCCAGGTGCGGCATGCGCTGGCGTGCCCGGGGCCAATTCTGATTCGTGTGCGAACGCAATACACCACGCGCCCGGTTCGCTGGCTGGAATCGGTGCGGGGACGATTTACCGATGAACTGAGCACCCGGCAAAAAGCCCGATTCCTCGCCCGAATCGGGGCACGCTCGCTGCATTTGCGCGATCGCAGCGACTGA
- a CDS encoding RrF2 family transcriptional regulator has product MFSQTVEYALRAVAYLAGQPGKPATTEDVATATKVPPAYLAKVLQSLTRAGVLKSQRGVGGGVCLHRDPAELSILEVVQAVDPIRRIRTCPLGLKSHGVKLCPLHARLDNALAMVEDSFAKTTLAEVLAEPTTSIPLVDSSPDAEIPCAFPPRVELGMRANGRESSPKSPDSRNCADTADPAGALPSNPPASPPTV; this is encoded by the coding sequence ATGTTCTCGCAGACCGTCGAATATGCATTGCGTGCGGTGGCGTACTTGGCGGGCCAACCGGGGAAGCCGGCGACCACCGAAGATGTGGCCACCGCCACGAAGGTGCCCCCCGCATATTTGGCGAAAGTGCTGCAAAGCCTGACTCGGGCGGGGGTTCTGAAATCGCAGCGGGGCGTGGGGGGCGGCGTCTGTCTGCATCGCGATCCGGCAGAATTATCGATTCTGGAAGTGGTGCAAGCGGTCGATCCCATCCGCCGAATCCGCACCTGCCCGCTGGGGCTGAAATCGCATGGCGTGAAATTGTGCCCGTTGCATGCGCGGTTGGACAATGCGTTGGCGATGGTCGAAGATTCGTTCGCAAAGACAACTCTTGCGGAAGTGTTGGCCGAACCGACGACCAGCATTCCGTTGGTCGATTCCAGCCCGGATGCGGAGATTCCCTGTGCGTTTCCGCCGCGGGTGGAATTGGGCATGCGTGCCAATGGCCGGGAATCGTCGCCGAAGTCGCCGGATTCGAGAAACTGCGCGGATACCGCCGACCCTGCCGGTGCGCTGCCGAGCAATCCCCCCGCTTCGCCGCCGACAGTGTGA
- a CDS encoding protoglobin family protein produces MQHIDEARLETDLAYRFEYLATFMNFTAADIAVIHASAPLLAPLVPSLVDAVYAKLQQQDATWRHFVPRQFGYDGALPQSVDTLSMDDPQIQFRKEHLGRYLAALVTRPYDGKMVQYLDMVGKIHTNKAGSKELQIPLVQMNALMGFVADAFIATIIGLKLDRTTEVAALRAFSKLLWLQNDLIVRHYAAAAEELAAV; encoded by the coding sequence ATGCAACACATTGATGAAGCACGTCTGGAAACGGATCTGGCGTATCGCTTTGAGTATCTGGCGACGTTCATGAATTTCACGGCGGCCGATATCGCCGTCATTCACGCCTCGGCTCCGCTGTTGGCCCCGCTGGTGCCCTCGCTGGTGGATGCGGTGTATGCCAAGTTGCAGCAACAAGATGCGACCTGGCGGCACTTTGTGCCTCGGCAGTTTGGCTATGATGGTGCCTTGCCGCAGAGCGTGGATACGCTGTCGATGGATGATCCGCAAATTCAATTCCGCAAGGAACATTTGGGCCGCTATCTCGCCGCCCTGGTCACACGCCCGTATGACGGCAAGATGGTGCAGTATCTCGACATGGTCGGCAAGATTCACACGAACAAGGCCGGCTCCAAGGAACTGCAAATTCCGCTGGTGCAAATGAATGCGCTCATGGGATTTGTGGCCGATGCCTTCATTGCCACCATCATCGGATTGAAGCTCGACCGCACCACCGAAGTGGCCGCCCTCCGAGCGTTCAGCAAACTGCTGTGGCTGCAAAACGATCTGATCGTCCGCCACTATGCCGCCGCGGCGGAAGAATTGGCGGCTGTCTAA
- a CDS encoding HTTM domain-containing protein: protein MASASQPTPLPNAWLRFWFTPKDPTMLGLMRLCSGALFLYLLFAMSFDLTEGYGPNAWWSHEAINKERKEIGYIYNRWSWEPTLPNIRLPDAQHRRDAVVEFLRKLPSEQTQREQALEYLARLVPNDSDAMRAGLSFLDLMPVDDEDRAARLDLILTVPHTPENPSTEVPPFITILPKEKRVEMRKAVERILDLLPADKQARSYIVQYFVEMAPDFRTRTLELLLRLPADSAERNRIIDYINYWNLDPAQTYVQGRPVWSTWFHLQSLPAMIAVHVFSFVVVALFTVGYYTRITSVLAWLVLLNMIHRSQQLLFGMDTMLNILMVYLTIGPSGAALSLDRLREVRKIRAEIAAGKRSATDPETVALLHAPAKSMLAGFVTRLFQIHFCFIYTASGMSKLKGDAWWNHTALWRTLVNPEFSPFPVLGYRTAVDALASSRFATELFSASGIVFTFALELALVCLVWTKARPYVVIGGLLLHFSIAIFMGLTVFCMLMMTLLLSYLQPEVVRETLGWTNPPRQPGTAPATS, encoded by the coding sequence ATGGCCAGCGCTTCGCAACCAACGCCATTGCCCAATGCGTGGCTGCGGTTTTGGTTTACCCCCAAAGATCCGACCATGCTCGGATTGATGCGTCTGTGCAGCGGCGCATTATTCCTGTATCTGTTGTTCGCCATGTCGTTTGACCTCACGGAAGGCTACGGCCCGAATGCGTGGTGGTCGCATGAGGCGATCAATAAGGAACGCAAGGAAATTGGTTACATTTACAATCGTTGGAGTTGGGAGCCGACGCTCCCGAATATCCGCTTGCCGGATGCCCAGCATCGCCGGGATGCGGTGGTGGAGTTCTTGCGGAAATTGCCGAGTGAGCAAACCCAACGCGAACAGGCGTTGGAGTATCTGGCCCGGCTGGTTCCCAATGATTCCGATGCCATGCGAGCCGGGCTGAGCTTTTTGGATCTGATGCCGGTGGATGATGAGGATCGGGCGGCTCGTTTGGATCTGATTCTGACCGTGCCGCATACCCCGGAAAATCCCTCGACCGAGGTGCCGCCGTTCATCACGATTCTGCCCAAAGAAAAGCGGGTGGAAATGCGGAAGGCCGTCGAGCGGATCCTCGACTTGCTCCCCGCCGACAAGCAAGCCCGAAGCTACATCGTGCAGTACTTCGTGGAAATGGCCCCGGATTTCCGCACGCGAACGCTCGAACTCCTGTTGCGATTGCCAGCGGATTCCGCCGAGCGAAATCGCATCATCGATTACATCAACTATTGGAATCTCGATCCGGCGCAAACCTATGTGCAGGGGCGGCCTGTCTGGTCGACGTGGTTCCATTTGCAGTCGCTGCCAGCGATGATCGCCGTGCATGTGTTCTCGTTCGTGGTGGTTGCTCTGTTCACGGTGGGCTATTACACCCGCATCACCAGCGTGCTGGCATGGTTGGTGCTGCTGAACATGATCCACCGCTCGCAACAACTGCTGTTCGGCATGGATACCATGTTGAACATTCTGATGGTGTATCTGACCATTGGGCCAAGCGGGGCGGCGTTGTCGTTGGATCGACTGCGGGAAGTGCGGAAGATTCGTGCGGAGATCGCCGCTGGCAAACGCAGTGCGACCGACCCGGAGACCGTCGCTCTGTTGCACGCACCGGCGAAATCGATGCTTGCCGGCTTCGTCACGCGGTTGTTCCAGATCCACTTCTGCTTCATCTACACCGCCTCGGGGATGTCGAAGCTGAAGGGGGATGCCTGGTGGAATCACACGGCATTGTGGCGAACGCTGGTGAATCCGGAATTCTCGCCGTTCCCCGTGTTGGGGTATCGCACGGCGGTTGATGCACTCGCCAGCAGTCGCTTTGCGACGGAACTCTTCTCGGCGTCGGGGATTGTGTTCACCTTCGCGCTGGAATTGGCGTTGGTCTGCTTGGTGTGGACCAAAGCGCGGCCGTATGTCGTCATTGGCGGGTTGCTGCTGCACTTCAGCATTGCCATCTTCATGGGGCTGACCGTGTTTTGCATGCTGATGATGACGTTGCTGCTCTCATACTTGCAGCCGGAAGTGGTGCGTGAGACGTTGGGCTGGACCAATCCACCTCGGCAGCCGGGAACTGCCCCAGCGACCAGTTAG